A window from Zingiber officinale cultivar Zhangliang chromosome 7A, Zo_v1.1, whole genome shotgun sequence encodes these proteins:
- the LOC122000870 gene encoding uncharacterized protein LOC122000870: MASMTFATCNSLSTGISPRFLAPPVCRKSRVSTYLSTTTDKSLTFLGTPSSKLFYSSSVQSGFTAKVERRILASASRNEGSSEPEAAQSDDANQARGQSTFPERFRYLTKEAPDRPVRWPWAIVVLAVAEAAVPDSVNSQMPLLTFAAFIGFGAVKSFIPEPLFWMCLCGLFCYSRFITKKDDVSTLLPSAAVLAAVGEPWVRFLVIGFYLALAIIQHSKATKEPSSEEVPETSRRLPIPLLLAALSVGVHLAAKWVRYRHLTWMIA, translated from the exons ATGGCGTCGATGACCTTCGCCACCTGCAATTCGCTCTCCACTGGCATCTCCCCTCGCTTTCTTGCTCCTCCTGTATGCCGTAAATCCAGGGTTTCTACTTATCTCTCAACAACTACTGATAAATCCCTCACCTTCCTCGGCACGCCCTCCTCGAAACTCTTCTACTCATCTTCGGTGCAGTCAGGGTTTACTGCTAAGGTTGAGCGGCGAATTCTTGCCTCCGCCTCCAGGAACGAGGGAAGCTCGGAGCCGGAGGCTGCTCAGTCCGATGATGCTAATCAGGCGAGGGGACAGAGCACGTTTCCGGAGAGGTTTCGTTACCTCACAAAGGAAGCGCCCGATCGCCCAGTCAGGTGGCCATGGGCTATTG TGGTATTAGCCGTTGCTGAAGCCGCAGTTCCAGATTCGGTAAACAGCCAGATGCCCTTACTTACATTTGCAGCATTTATCGGGTTTGGAGCCGTGAAAAGCTTTATTCCAGAGCCGCTCTTCTGGATGTGCCTCTGTGGACTCTTTTGCTACTCGAGGTTTATTACAAAAAAGGATGATGTATCAACATTATTGCCATCTGCTGCTGTACTCGCCGCTGTCGGGGAGCCATGGGTCAGATTTCTTGTGATAGGTTTTTACTTGGCCCTCGCCATCATCCAGCATTCAAAGGCAACGAAGGAACCTTCAAGTGAGGAAGTTCCTGAAACCAGTAGAAGACTTCCAATCCCACTCTTACTCGCTGCTTTATCTGTTGGAGTTCATCTTGCTGCCAAATGGGTTCGATATCGTCACCTGACATGGATGATCGCTTGA
- the LOC122000868 gene encoding tRNA (cytosine(38)-C(5))-methyltransferase 2-like isoform X2 produces MEREKPCVAGGSEKDASACWRVLEFYSGIGAMRYSLMRAGIPGCIVEAFDINNVANDVYEHNFGHRPFQCFIGLKKDSTDARSFSFIKILENMPHMKHPPLMLFVENVVGFETSNTHRHMMEVLAGIGFVTQEYILSPLQFGIPYSRPRYFCLAKREPFAFRNPCFNNSILCTPSPFILSKDAYSTNKLDEANINHENFESVCQPIMTFLETDLFAQNQQECMREVVVSMVESEYDTDQTPSTTKHLQTTDIDKVYEEAEEGETCINSWNTYFVPPSLIERWGSAMDIVFPQSKRCCCFTKSYFRYVKGTGSLLATCGHTNSRLEAISLKDLGLRYFTPREVANFHSFPLDFQFPSHVNLRQRYALLGNSMSVAVVAPLLQYLFSEPT; encoded by the exons ATGGAGCGAGAAAAACCGTGCGTAGCTGGAGGATCGGAGAAGGATGCTTCCGCTTGTTGGAGAGTCCTCGAATTCTACAGCGGGATCGGCGCAATG AGGTACTCCTTGATGCGGGCTGGTATTCCAGGATGCATAGTGGAAGCTTTCGACATCAACAACGTCGCCAACGACGTCTACGAGCACAACTTTGGCCATCGCCCCTTCCAG TGTTTTATAGGCTTGAAGAAAGATTCAACTGATGCTAGATCATTTTCATTCATCAAGATCCTTGAGAATATGCCACATATGAAGCATCCTCCCCTAATGCTATTTGTGGAGAATGTTGTTGGGTTTGAG ACTTCAAATACACACAGGCATATGATGGAAGTGTTGGCAGGAATTGGCTTTGTCACCCAAGAATATATTTTGAGTCCATTGCAATTTGGAATCCCATACTCTAGACCTCGGTACTTTTGCTTG GCTAAAAGAGAACCTTTTGCTTTTAGGAATCCGTGCTTCAATAACTCAATTCTTTGCACACCATCTCCCTTCATTTTATCCAAGGATGCTTACTCCACAAATAAGCTTGATGAAGCAAATATAAACCATGAAAATTTTGAGTCTGTTTGTCAGCCTATCATGACCTTTCTGGAAACAGAtttgtttgcccaaaatcaacaaGAGTGCATGAGAGAGGTTGTtgtttccatggtggagtctgaataTGATACTGATCAAACACCAAGTACAACGAAACACTTGCAGACCACCGACATTGATAAAGTTTATGAAGAGGCTGAAGAAGGTGAAACTTGCATAAATTCTTGGAACACATATTTTGTTCCACCAAGTTTGATCGAAAGATGGGGAAGTGCCATGG ATATCGTCTTCCCACAGTCAAAGCGCTGTTGTTGTTTTACCAAGAGTTATTTTCGTTATGTAAAGGGCACTGGGTCCTTATTGGCTACTTGTGGG CACACTAACTCAAGGCTTGAAGCAATCTCCTTGAAAGACCTTGGACTTCGTTATTTTACTCCTCGAGAG GTTGCTAATTTTCATTCTTTTCCTCTGGATTTTCAATTTCCATCACATGTAAACTTGAGGCAAAG GTACGCCTTGTTGGGAAACAGTATGAGTGTTGCTGTCGTGGCTCCATTACTCCAATATCTTTTCAGCGAACCTACATAA
- the LOC121999898 gene encoding monocopper oxidase-like protein SKU5, whose translation MASDRWVFTAALFLAAAAATVCYAADPQAHFDWNVSYITVAPLGVSQKVIAVADRFPGPVMNVTTNWVATVNVHNNLDEPLLFTWNGIQLRRDSWDDGVLGTNCPIPPGTNWTYSFQVKDQIGSFFYFPSLLLQRAAGGYGGIIVNNRAVIPVPFSKPHGDVHLFIGDWYTKNHTALRKMLDEGKDLGVPDGVLMNGKGPYRYNATLVPRGIEHETINVEPGRTYRFRVHNVGASTSLNFRIQNHDLLLVEAEGTYTVQQIYSNLDIHVGQSYSFLVTMDQNASTDFYIVASARFTNGSLWDRVIGVAILHYSNSRGKASGPLPDAPNDFYYKGYSMNQARSIRTNLTTGAARPNPQGSYKYRTINVTHVYVLKNTPLQIIDGKLRATINGISYLPPTTPLRLADEYKKTGVYTLDFPSVPGDEPPRMGSSVINGAYKGFMEMIFQNNGTRIQTYHMDGYAFYVVGMGYGDWTNNSRGSYNMWDAVSRSSTQVYPGAWTAVLVSLDNVGVWNIRAQNLDTWYLGQEVYMRIINPEPNNRTELPMPDNVLYCGVLKDFVNPHQYNSGNASASSPLNAGGMLTRCLIFLFSVILLQWLDG comes from the exons ATGGCGTCGGACCGTTGGGTGTTCACCGCCGCCCTGTttctggcggcggcggcggcgaccgTGTGCTACGCCGCCGACCCCCAAGCCCACTTCGATTGGAACGTCTCCTACATCACCGTCGCCCCTCTCGGCGTCAGTCAGAAG GTGATCGCAGTGGCGGATCGGTTTCCCGGCCCGGTCATGAACGTGACCACCAACTGGGTCGCAACCGTCAACGTGCACAACAACTTGGACGAGCCTCTGCTGTTCACATG GAACGGCATACAACTGCGCAGGGATAGCTGGGACGACGGGGTTCTGGGCACGAACTGCCCGATCCCGCCGGGGACGAACTggacctacagcttccaagtcaAGGACCAGATCGGAAGCTTCTTCTACTTCCCATCGCTTCTCCTGCAGCGCGCCGCCGGCGGTTACGGCGGCATCATAGTCAACAACCGCGCCGTCATCCCTGTTCCTTTCTCAAAGCCGCACGGCGACGTCCACCTTTTCATCGGCGATTGGTACACCAAGAACCACACC GCGCTGAGGAAGATGCTCGATGAAGGGAAGGATCTCGGCGTTCCTGATGGCGTTTTGATGAATGGAAAGGGGCCGTATCGATACAACGCCACGCTCGTTCCTCGCGGCATCGAGCACGAGACCATCAATGTTGAGCCAG GAAGAACATATCGATTTCGCGTCCACAATGTTGGCGCATCCACCAGCTTGAACTTTAGGATCCAAAATCACGACTTGTTGCTCGTGGAAGCTGAGGGAACATACACAGTGCAACAGATCTACTCCAACCTTGACATACACGTCGGGCAATCTTACTCTTTCTTGGTCACCATGGATCAGAATGCGAGCACCGATTTCTATATCGTAGCGAGCGCTAGATTTACGAATGGATCGCTTTGGGATCGAGTTATTGGTGTCGCAATCCTGCACTATTCCAATTCTAGAGGAAAAGCATCAGGCCCTCTCCCAGATGCGCCTAATGACTTCTATTACAAAGGTTACTCTATGAACCAAGCCAGGTCTATCAG GACGAATCTAACTACTGGTGCTGCACGCCCGAATCCTCAAGGGTCATACAAATATCGTACGATCAATGTGACTCATGTATACGTGCTGAAGAACACACCACTACAGATCATCGACGGAAAACTTAGAGCTACAATCAATGGTATTTCATACTTGCCGCCGACGACACCATTGCGCCTTGCGGATGAGTACAAGAAGACTGGAGTTTATACGCTTGATTTCCCCTCTGTCCCTGGCGATGAACCTCCTCGAATGGGATCGTCTGTGATAAATGGAGCATACAAGGGTTTCATGGAGATGATATTTCAGAATAATGGTACCAGGATTCAGACTTACCACATGGATGGCTATGCGTTCTATGTAGTCGG AATGGGTTATGGAGACTGGACAAATAATTCTAGAGGATCATACAATATGTGGGACGCTGTTTCTCGCAGTTCAACTCAG GTTTATCCTGGTGCATGGACTGCTGTGTTGGTCTCTTTGGACAACGTCGGAGTTTGGAACATCCGTGCACAGAATCTAGATACATGGTACCTTGGGCAGGAGGTCTATATGAGAATCATCAACCCTGAGCCTAACAACAGGACCGAACTACCTATGCCTGATAATGTACTCTATTGTGGCGTCCTTAAAGATTTTGTAAA CCCTCATCAGTACAATAGTGGAAATGCCTCTGCTTCTTCTCCTCTAAATGCGGGAGGCATGCTAACCAGATGTCTTATATTCTTATTTTCAGTTATTCTGTTACAATGGTTAGATGGGTAG
- the LOC122000868 gene encoding tRNA (cytosine(38)-C(5))-methyltransferase 2-like isoform X1: protein MEREKPCVAGGSEKDASACWRVLEFYSGIGAMRYSLMRAGIPGCIVEAFDINNVANDVYEHNFGHRPFQGNIQILSPIDLDKYEAHAWLLSPPCQPYTRQGLKKDSTDARSFSFIKILENMPHMKHPPLMLFVENVVGFETSNTHRHMMEVLAGIGFVTQEYILSPLQFGIPYSRPRYFCLAKREPFAFRNPCFNNSILCTPSPFILSKDAYSTNKLDEANINHENFESVCQPIMTFLETDLFAQNQQECMREVVVSMVESEYDTDQTPSTTKHLQTTDIDKVYEEAEEGETCINSWNTYFVPPSLIERWGSAMDIVFPQSKRCCCFTKSYFRYVKGTGSLLATCGHTNSRLEAISLKDLGLRYFTPREVANFHSFPLDFQFPSHVNLRQRYALLGNSMSVAVVAPLLQYLFSEPT, encoded by the exons ATGGAGCGAGAAAAACCGTGCGTAGCTGGAGGATCGGAGAAGGATGCTTCCGCTTGTTGGAGAGTCCTCGAATTCTACAGCGGGATCGGCGCAATG AGGTACTCCTTGATGCGGGCTGGTATTCCAGGATGCATAGTGGAAGCTTTCGACATCAACAACGTCGCCAACGACGTCTACGAGCACAACTTTGGCCATCGCCCCTTCCAG GGAAACATCCAAATTTTGTCACCTATTGATTTAGACAAGTATGAAGCACATGCATGGCTTCTTTCTCCTCCATGCCAACCTTACACTAGACAAG GCTTGAAGAAAGATTCAACTGATGCTAGATCATTTTCATTCATCAAGATCCTTGAGAATATGCCACATATGAAGCATCCTCCCCTAATGCTATTTGTGGAGAATGTTGTTGGGTTTGAG ACTTCAAATACACACAGGCATATGATGGAAGTGTTGGCAGGAATTGGCTTTGTCACCCAAGAATATATTTTGAGTCCATTGCAATTTGGAATCCCATACTCTAGACCTCGGTACTTTTGCTTG GCTAAAAGAGAACCTTTTGCTTTTAGGAATCCGTGCTTCAATAACTCAATTCTTTGCACACCATCTCCCTTCATTTTATCCAAGGATGCTTACTCCACAAATAAGCTTGATGAAGCAAATATAAACCATGAAAATTTTGAGTCTGTTTGTCAGCCTATCATGACCTTTCTGGAAACAGAtttgtttgcccaaaatcaacaaGAGTGCATGAGAGAGGTTGTtgtttccatggtggagtctgaataTGATACTGATCAAACACCAAGTACAACGAAACACTTGCAGACCACCGACATTGATAAAGTTTATGAAGAGGCTGAAGAAGGTGAAACTTGCATAAATTCTTGGAACACATATTTTGTTCCACCAAGTTTGATCGAAAGATGGGGAAGTGCCATGG ATATCGTCTTCCCACAGTCAAAGCGCTGTTGTTGTTTTACCAAGAGTTATTTTCGTTATGTAAAGGGCACTGGGTCCTTATTGGCTACTTGTGGG CACACTAACTCAAGGCTTGAAGCAATCTCCTTGAAAGACCTTGGACTTCGTTATTTTACTCCTCGAGAG GTTGCTAATTTTCATTCTTTTCCTCTGGATTTTCAATTTCCATCACATGTAAACTTGAGGCAAAG GTACGCCTTGTTGGGAAACAGTATGAGTGTTGCTGTCGTGGCTCCATTACTCCAATATCTTTTCAGCGAACCTACATAA
- the LOC122000867 gene encoding transcription factor MYB2-like: MEFQEGINCSSFTEVQGEEMDLRRGPWTVEEDLVLMNYITAHGEGRWNSLARCAGLRRTGKSCRLRWLNYLRPDVRRGNITPEEQLLILELHSRWGNRWSKIAQHLPGRTDNEIKNYWRTRVQKHAKQLKCDVDSKKFKDVMRYLWVPRLVERIRAAGGASVPGWAEEPALGAAKRMSPSDSFGMQLSPPDPVSDGYEDGGVAKRAEDDRDWSESVYDDLALPDLDQSTWTDSLWTLEDIWLQEQF, translated from the exons ATGGAGTTCCAAGAGGGGATCAATTGTAGCTCCTTCACAGAGGTACAGGGCGAGGAGATGGACCTGAGGAGGGGGCCGTGGACGGTGGAGGAAGACCTCGTTCTCATGAATTATATCACTGCTCACGGCGAAGGCCGATGGAATTCCTTGGCTCGTTGCGCCG GGCTGAGGCGAACGGGAAAGAGCTGCCGGCTCCGATGGCTGAACTATCTCCGCCCCGACGTCCGGCGGGGAAACATCACGCCGGAGGAGCAACTCCTCATCCTCGAGCTCCACTCGCGCTGGGGAAACCGGTGGTCGAAGATCGCGCAGCACCTGCCGGGGCGGACCGACAACGAGATCAAGAACTACTGGAGGACGCGCGTGCAGAAGCACGCGAAGCAGCTCAAGTGCGACGTCGACAGCAAGAAGTTCAAGGACGTCATGCGCTACCTGTGGGTGCCCCGCCTCGTCGAGCGCATCCGCGCCGCCGGCGGCGCCTCTGTTCCGGGGTGGGCGGAGGAACCGGCGCTTGGCGCCGCCAAGCGGATGAGTCCCTCGGACTCCTTCGGGATGCAGCTCTCGCCGCCCGATCCGGTTTCCGACGGATACGAGGACGGCGGGGTGGCGAAGCGGGCAGAGGACGACCGCGATTGGTCGGAGTCGGTTTACGATGACCTGGCGTTGCCGGACTTAGACCAGAGCACGTGGACGGACAGTCTATGGACTCTCGAAGacatttggttgcaggaacagttCTAA
- the LOC122000866 gene encoding uncharacterized protein LOC122000866 → MAVSVFKSSSKRGAYASPSTTSSSTRDRPIEDSGKKIPLRRSRSIVSSPRNNENSTSKHFLEYANTRDNPLFGCTSSSPSSPEAECLSEAMKSDVLECRRGRSSVKHSNFRSESTCSTRERSSSRDMVRQSRVRSLSRGQSHISEDRHWEERNSRNYFSETESSMRNYYQIEHFPPDHESGGLYEMVRSEVHSAVSEITTNLENVIKRKVPVDSIGNVPPELVNQDEIELVPDIQREYTFMLEQSQERIRKLQADLAIEEQRRHELSRILNNIVLENEKSSSTRKSKMKRKASIERLKMSRRLTEEAMTYFDECVSLSAFDGSDFSSQEDQQINSTLGVISTRNRRFLSNGCSSYAISDYPITHFEHHEGLDNDNRPSHSSSVSDSTIINHCIDRALDIIHHNGGDDLPEFYTPDKGNSYFQYGDEHARSLELHKIRNDHTGSVGAHEIRNYIPDLEKTTKSIEGVKEESTYNAKDYSSNPSDESLLFEKVTFRNRINFGGILVCSINTF, encoded by the exons ATGGCCGTCTCGGTCTTCAAATCTTCATCTAAGAGAGGCGCTTATGCTTCACCTTCTACCACATCTTCATCAACAAGGGATCGGCCGATAGAGGATTCAGGGAAGAAGATCCCTCTTCGGAGGTCAAGAAGCATCGTTTCGTCTCCGAGAAACAATGAAAATTCAACGTCAAAACATTTCTTAGAATATGCTAACACAAGGGATAATCCCCTTTTTGGTTGTACAAGTTCATCACCGTCATCGCCAGAAGCTGAGTGCTTGAGTGAAGCTATGAAAAGTGATGTCTTGGAATGTAGAAGAGGGCGATCCTCGGTGAAGCACTCCAATTTCAGAAGCGAAAGTACATGTAGTACGAGGGAAAGGAGTTCGTCCAGAGATATGGTTAGGCAGTCTCGAGTTCGGTCTCTTTCGAGGGGGCAATCTCATATTTCTGAG GACCGCCATTGGGAGGAAAGAAATTCTAGAAACTACTTTTCTGAAACGGAGTCATCTATGAGAAAT TATTATCAAATTGAGCATTTTCCACCTGATCATGAAAGTGGTGGACTTTATGAAATGGTTCGATCAGAAGTACATTCTGCAGTTTCTGAAATCACAACTAACCTGGAGAAT GTTATCAAGAGAAAGGTCCCAGTAGACAGTATTGGCAATGTCCCTCCTGAGTTGGTTAATCAGGATGAAATTGAATTAGTTCCTGACATCCAAAGGGAATATACATTCATGCTTGAACAG TCCCAAGAACGAATAAggaaactacaagctgatttggCTATTGAAGAGCAACGTCGGCATGAGCTAAGCAGAATATTGAACAACATAGTACTTGAAAATGAAAAGAGCTCTAGTACACgcaaatctaaaatgaaaagaAAG GCAAGCATAGAACGACTCAAGATGTCTAGGCGTCTAACAGAAGAAGCAATGACATATTTTGATGAATGTGTTTCACTGTCAGCGTTTGATGGTTCCGACTTCTCCTCCCAAGAGGATCAACAGATAAACTCTACTCTTGGAGTCATTTCAACAAGAAATAGAAGGTTTCTCTCAAATGGATGCTCAAGCTATGCTATATCAGATTACCCCATCACTCACTTTGAACATCATGAG GGTTTGGACAATGATAATAGGCCTTCACACAGTTCTTCAGTATCTGACTCGACAATTATCAACCATTGTATTGATAGAGCTCTTGATATTATTCATCATAATGGTGGAGATGATCTACCAGAGTTCTACACACCAGATAAGGGAAACTCTTATTTCCAATATGGAGATGAACATGCCAGATCCCTTGAACTtcataaaataagaaatgacCATACTGGATCTGTTGGAGCTCATGAAATCAGAAACTACATTCCCGACTTGGAGAAGACGACTAAATCCATTGAAGGTGTGAAAGAAGAATCAACTTATAATGCTAAAGATTATTCTTCAAACCCATCAGACGAAAGCTTACTTTTTGAGAAAGTGACATTCAGAAACAGAATAAACTTTGGTGGTATACTTGTTTGTAGTATCAATaccttttaa
- the LOC122000871 gene encoding uncharacterized protein LOC122000871 isoform X2, whose translation MAMPWSLAIYVMGMVWVVLNGWVSTCLMIADEIARGLRSGEIGTLPVG comes from the coding sequence ATGGCCATGCCGTGGAGCTTGGCCATCTACGTGATGGGCATGGTGTGGGTGGTTCTCAACGGCTGGGTGTCCACTTGTTTGATGATTGCTGACGAGATCGCACGCGGCCTCAGGTCCGGCGAGATCGGCACGCTGCCTGTCGGTTGA
- the LOC122000871 gene encoding uncharacterized protein LOC122000871 isoform X1, translating into MARPKIDFFYHQAAGQRGQGFELTLMAMPWSLAIYVMGMVWVVLNGWVSTCLMIADEIARGLRSGEIGTLPVG; encoded by the exons ATGGCGAGgccaaaaattgattttttttatcaccAG GCAGCAGGGCAAAGAGGGCAGGGTTTTGAGCTGACATTGATGGCCATGCCGTGGAGCTTGGCCATCTACGTGATGGGCATGGTGTGGGTGGTTCTCAACGGCTGGGTGTCCACTTGTTTGATGATTGCTGACGAGATCGCACGCGGCCTCAGGTCCGGCGAGATCGGCACGCTGCCTGTCGGTTGA